Proteins encoded together in one Gemmatimonadota bacterium DH-78 window:
- a CDS encoding VIT domain-containing protein: MDSPSAPFVDRTGRPRPTPAAHPRVATGAAARLAALVAAFVLTLVVGRPLAGQGWIDPVRPGMGSVERVESRVQVTVDNGVATVEVDEWFLNSGDRVAEGHYLYPLPADAALSGTSLYQGETELRGEVMDADEARAIYEEIVRRRADPALIEYLGDGLFRARVFPIEPGERRRVTLRYMQILEPAGESLHFRTPGALRPTMPVRPEPGPNDARDTQPRIGANAPVHLTMTVTPASDWLDPFSPSHALDIERLDGELRIDVAEAEGRVSVFLPRSGDLVGLSLLPHRPAGEDGFVLLSLTPPAPGDERPEPRDVVVVVDVSGSMAGRKIEQARTAVRGLLEGLGRDDRFRLVSFSNAVHQLDTEWLPARGASLAEATRWIDELRADGGTNIDGALDAAFGVEPGRDRLPVVVFLTDGLPTVGERDPDRITAEAEGRRGRYRVFAFGVGHDVNTRLLDRLSEATRGTTQYVEPGEDVERALSLLATRISHPVFTDLRIVESPVAISEWYPVHIPDLFAGETLTLLARYRGEGEGRVVIEGRRGGQLRTVAAEAVFPRVQRANAALPRLWAARKVGHLTRQLWTEGETPDLVEEIRTTALRYGLPSPFTSILVQEPEAVVTDGVQPAVMPMTFGAGPANRARTPGLPAGTVGAAAGARRSTGARAVQVAEESRRFRDAARMDELDELMERATSKTSDQRVVAGRVLRLQDGVWTEVGLDPDAPTLRVKRFGEAWFELMRLLPELESALQLERIALAGVGLTLEVDADGVESLDTDARSEITRAFRATGG, translated from the coding sequence ATGGATTCGCCTTCCGCGCCGTTCGTCGATCGCACCGGCAGGCCGCGCCCGACCCCCGCGGCTCACCCGCGCGTCGCGACGGGAGCCGCAGCGCGACTCGCGGCGTTGGTCGCCGCCTTCGTCCTGACCCTGGTCGTCGGCCGCCCGCTGGCCGGTCAGGGCTGGATCGACCCGGTCCGCCCCGGCATGGGTTCGGTGGAGCGGGTAGAGAGCCGGGTCCAGGTCACGGTCGACAACGGGGTGGCCACCGTCGAGGTGGACGAGTGGTTCCTCAACTCGGGAGACCGGGTGGCCGAGGGCCACTACCTCTATCCGCTCCCGGCCGACGCCGCGCTCTCGGGCACCTCGCTCTACCAGGGCGAAACGGAGCTGCGGGGCGAGGTGATGGACGCCGACGAGGCGCGCGCCATCTATGAAGAGATCGTGCGCCGGCGGGCCGACCCCGCGCTGATCGAGTATCTGGGCGACGGGCTCTTCCGGGCCCGCGTGTTTCCGATCGAGCCGGGCGAGCGCCGTCGGGTGACGCTGCGCTACATGCAGATTCTGGAGCCGGCGGGAGAGAGCCTGCACTTTCGCACGCCGGGTGCACTCCGTCCCACGATGCCGGTGCGACCCGAGCCCGGGCCGAACGACGCGCGCGATACCCAGCCCCGCATCGGTGCCAACGCCCCGGTGCACCTCACCATGACGGTCACCCCGGCCTCCGACTGGCTCGACCCCTTCTCCCCGAGTCATGCGCTCGACATCGAGCGACTCGATGGGGAGCTGCGGATCGACGTGGCCGAGGCCGAGGGCCGGGTGTCGGTGTTTCTGCCTCGGAGCGGCGACCTCGTGGGGCTGTCGCTGCTCCCCCACCGACCGGCCGGAGAGGACGGCTTCGTGCTGCTCAGCCTCACCCCGCCGGCACCGGGCGACGAGCGACCCGAGCCGCGCGACGTGGTGGTCGTGGTCGACGTGTCGGGCTCGATGGCCGGCCGCAAGATCGAGCAGGCGCGCACCGCGGTGCGGGGGCTGCTCGAGGGGCTCGGCCGCGACGATCGCTTCCGACTGGTGTCGTTCAGCAATGCGGTGCACCAGCTCGACACGGAGTGGCTCCCGGCGCGGGGCGCGTCTCTCGCCGAGGCCACCCGTTGGATCGACGAGCTGCGAGCCGACGGAGGGACCAACATCGACGGGGCTCTCGATGCGGCCTTCGGCGTGGAGCCGGGTCGCGACCGTCTGCCGGTGGTGGTCTTCCTCACCGACGGGCTGCCCACCGTGGGCGAGCGCGACCCCGACCGCATCACCGCCGAGGCCGAGGGGCGCCGCGGCCGCTACCGCGTGTTCGCCTTCGGGGTGGGCCACGACGTGAACACCCGCCTGCTCGACCGGCTGTCGGAGGCCACGCGCGGCACCACCCAGTACGTCGAGCCCGGTGAAGACGTGGAGCGCGCGCTCTCGCTCCTGGCCACCCGCATCTCGCACCCCGTGTTCACCGACCTGCGGATCGTGGAGTCGCCGGTGGCGATCTCGGAGTGGTATCCGGTGCACATTCCCGACCTGTTCGCCGGCGAGACGCTCACCCTGCTGGCCCGCTACCGGGGCGAGGGAGAGGGGCGGGTCGTGATCGAGGGACGACGCGGCGGTCAGCTGCGCACCGTCGCTGCCGAGGCCGTCTTCCCGAGGGTGCAGCGCGCCAACGCTGCGCTGCCCCGCCTGTGGGCGGCCCGCAAGGTGGGGCATCTCACGCGCCAGCTGTGGACGGAGGGGGAGACTCCGGATCTGGTGGAGGAGATTCGCACCACGGCGCTGCGCTACGGGCTGCCGAGCCCCTTCACCAGCATTCTCGTGCAGGAGCCCGAGGCGGTCGTCACCGACGGCGTGCAGCCGGCGGTGATGCCGATGACCTTCGGGGCCGGCCCGGCCAACCGTGCCCGTACCCCGGGGCTTCCCGCGGGGACCGTCGGTGCGGCCGCCGGCGCGCGGCGTTCGACGGGCGCCCGGGCCGTGCAGGTGGCCGAGGAGTCGCGGCGGTTCCGCGACGCGGCGCGCATGGATGAACTCGACGAACTGATGGAGCGTGCTACATCGAAGACGAGCGACCAGCGGGTGGTGGCCGGACGCGTCCTTCGCCTGCAGGATGGGGTATGGACCGAGGTGGGACTCGACCCCGACGCCCCCACGCTCCGCGTGAAGCGCTTCGGCGAGGCCTGGTTCGAACTGATGCGTCTGCTGCCCGAACTGGAGTCGGCGCTGCAGCTCGAGCGCATCGCCCTGGCCGGCGTGGGTTTGACCCTCGAAGTGGACGCCGACGGAGTGGAGTCCCTCGATACCGACGCGCGGTCGGAGATCACCCGGGCCTTCCGCGCCACCGGCGGCTGA
- a CDS encoding sigma-70 family RNA polymerase sigma factor yields MSIDWTTVYRETFPGLVRFLHRKVWDPERARDLAQEAFVRALREQPEKPRAWLFQVAANLARDEARTSIRRREHLTVIQGGLSEADPAPGPLEAAADSERKERVRAALARLSERDREVLTLWDAGLDYAEIAERAGLAPGAVGTTLARARKRLVAAFESEEGDHAAEG; encoded by the coding sequence TTGAGCATCGACTGGACCACCGTGTACCGGGAGACGTTTCCGGGTCTGGTCCGGTTCCTCCACCGCAAGGTGTGGGATCCGGAGCGGGCCCGGGACCTCGCCCAGGAGGCGTTCGTGCGCGCGCTGCGCGAACAGCCCGAGAAGCCGCGCGCCTGGCTCTTTCAGGTGGCGGCCAACCTGGCCCGCGACGAGGCGCGCACCTCGATCCGTCGCCGCGAGCACCTGACGGTGATTCAGGGGGGACTGAGCGAGGCCGATCCCGCCCCGGGGCCGCTGGAGGCGGCGGCGGACAGCGAACGGAAGGAGCGGGTGCGGGCGGCGCTGGCGCGGCTGAGCGAGCGCGACCGCGAGGTGCTCACCCTGTGGGACGCCGGACTGGACTACGCGGAGATCGCCGAGCGCGCGGGGCTCGCCCCCGGTGCGGTCGGCACCACCCTGGCCCGGGCGCGGAAGCGTCTCGTGGCGGCTTTCGAGAGTGAGGAGGGAGATCATGCAGCCGAAGGATGA